A genomic stretch from Empedobacter stercoris includes:
- a CDS encoding DUF6642 family protein, whose product MELDHYRDEEGFKLFCLESVDDIEEQNDSQLLDFLEHLAREFHITNVYKTTDSFEGLEESLNNLLYHDNYFREYKLIYLVVEGEGNQILIDDYYYSLEEIAELFQGKLSNKIVHFANTLNLDLEDESFQYFIDVTGAKALSGYVNSSPILSTILDQYYFCLAKEIDDEEELVHALFDKHSTLALKLGFRLYH is encoded by the coding sequence ATGGAGCTTGATCATTACAGAGACGAAGAAGGTTTTAAATTATTTTGTTTAGAAAGTGTAGACGATATAGAAGAGCAAAACGATTCTCAATTGTTAGATTTTTTAGAACATTTAGCACGAGAATTTCACATTACAAATGTTTACAAGACGACTGATAGTTTTGAAGGTTTAGAAGAAAGTCTCAATAATTTACTTTATCATGACAACTATTTCAGAGAATATAAACTCATTTATTTAGTAGTTGAAGGAGAGGGAAATCAAATCCTGATAGACGATTATTACTACAGTTTAGAAGAAATAGCTGAACTATTTCAAGGAAAATTATCAAATAAAATTGTTCATTTTGCCAATACATTGAATTTGGATTTGGAAGATGAAAGTTTTCAATATTTTATAGATGTAACAGGTGCAAAAGCGTTGTCGGGATATGTAAATTCATCTCCAATTCTCAGTACAATTTTGGATCAATATTATTTTTGTTTAGCCAAAGAAATTGATGACGAAGAAGAATTGGTTCATGCTTTGTTTGATAAACATTCTACTTTAGCCCTTAAATTAGGATTTAGATTATACCATTAA
- a CDS encoding VOC family protein, protein MAKVHAYLNFNGNCEEAFKFYETVFDMQNIGIHKMGDMPASPDFQLPENAKDKVMHTALFINESTMLMGSDIVEEFGQKYVQGNNSYVMLDAETADEAKKLYDRLSVHAKVMEMPLGEQFFAELFASFIDQFGIPWMIHFEGNKAQQM, encoded by the coding sequence ATGGCTAAAGTACACGCTTATTTAAATTTTAATGGAAATTGCGAAGAAGCTTTCAAATTTTATGAAACTGTTTTTGATATGCAAAATATTGGAATACATAAAATGGGAGATATGCCTGCAAGTCCAGATTTCCAATTACCAGAAAATGCAAAAGATAAAGTAATGCATACTGCTCTATTTATCAATGAATCAACAATGCTTATGGGATCAGATATTGTAGAAGAATTTGGACAGAAATATGTACAAGGAAATAACTCTTATGTTATGTTAGATGCAGAGACTGCTGATGAAGCTAAGAAATTATATGATCGATTATCTGTACATGCAAAAGTAATGGAAATGCCTTTAGGCGAACAGTTTTTTGCGGAATTATTTGCATCATTTATAGATCAATTTGGAATTCCTTGGATGATTCATTTTGAAGGAAATAAGGCTCAGCAGATGTAA